TTTAATTACCAGCACGCTTGCCTCGGCGGTAATACGTTCAATTAAGGTCTTACCGCCGCGAGGGATGATAACGTCAATATGATCAGGCATCGTAATCATGGCGCCTACGGCGGCTCGGTCAGTAGTGGTTACTAGCTGGATAATGGCCGGGTCTACGTCGGCTGCAGCTAACCCGTCAGTGATACACTGGGCGATACAGCGATTGCTGTGAATCGCCTCACTACCGCCTCTAAGAACCGTTGCGTTACCGGACTTCAAACACAAACTCGCGGCCTCTAAGGTCACGTTAGGTCTGGACTCGTAAATAATGCCCACCACACCTAGAGGAACGCGCATTTTTCCTACTTGAATACCGCTAGGGCGATAGCTTAAATCTGTTATTTCACCCACTGGATCAGCCAAATCCGCAACCTGGCGCAGCCCTTCCAGCATACCATCTATCCTTTCGGGGGTAAGAATTAGCCGGTCCAACATGGCATCAGATAAGCCGCGCTCCCTTCCCGCCTGCACATCTTCGCTGTTTGCGGCAACTAACACAGCTCGGCGAGCTTGAATAATCTCAGCAATGCTATGGAGAGCTTTGTTTTTTTCATCGGTGGAGAGCGCTCGGGCTTGCCTAGAGGCGTGTCTCGCCTGTTTGCC
This sequence is a window from uncultured Umboniibacter sp.. Protein-coding genes within it:
- a CDS encoding glutamate-5-semialdehyde dehydrogenase gives rise to the protein MDVSDYILQLGKQARHASRQARALSTDEKNKALHSIAEIIQARRAVLVAANSEDVQAGRERGLSDAMLDRLILTPERIDGMLEGLRQVADLADPVGEITDLSYRPSGIQVGKMRVPLGVVGIIYESRPNVTLEAASLCLKSGNATVLRGGSEAIHSNRCIAQCITDGLAAADVDPAIIQLVTTTDRAAVGAMITMPDHIDVIIPRGGKTLIERITAEASVLVIKHLDGICHTYVDKFADLDKALSVSINAKTQRFGTCNTTETLLVHQEIATQFLPRFETQIASFEVELRGCEQALAILSKATPASSVDWATEYLAPILSIRVVESLAAAMTHIETYSSAHTESIITQDYSRARRFMTEVDSSSIMVNASTRFADGFEYGLGAEIGISTDKFHARGPVGLEGLTSQKWIVLGDGHTRA